From Quercus lobata isolate SW786 chromosome 1, ValleyOak3.0 Primary Assembly, whole genome shotgun sequence, one genomic window encodes:
- the LOC115957600 gene encoding nucleolin — MKKAQSEAKEVEELLQAAQDELLLKLSLDSHMSRVSPNYIDSDLDRRFQALKKSRPSSSSVVPQSQSHKSTDNNSNNSDLSARFAALKAKGSSPSSSSAAVGVGAGPSSNILYEEEEEEDDEDDEVEKLIRWAKDAARLDPSPPSDDDDDDQDEEDDDEEDYKKDCHEKPKGNHPRRK, encoded by the coding sequence ATGAAGAAGGCGCAGAGTGAAGCAAAGGAGGTGGAAGAGCTGCTACAAGCAGCTCAGGACGAATTGCTTCTCAAGCTTTCTCTCGATTCCCACATGTCCCGAGTCTCTCCCAACTACATCGACTCCGATCTCGACCGTCGCTTCCAAGCACTCAAAAAATCTCGACCTTCCTCCTCGTCCGTTGTTCCTCAATCTCAATCGCACAAATCGACcgacaacaacagcaacaactcCGATCTCTCTGCCAGATTTGCCGCTCTTAAAGCTAAGGGCTCTTCtccgtcttcttcttctgcagCTGTTGGTGTTGGTGCGGGTCCCAGCAGCAATATATTatacgaagaagaagaagaagaagatgatgaagatgacGAAGTGGAGAAGTTGATTCGGTGGGCCAAGGATGCAGCCCGTCTCGACCCTTCTCCTCcatctgatgatgatgatgatgatcaagATGAAGAAGACGACGACGAAGAAGACTATAAGAAAGATTGCCATGAAAAGCCTAAGGGAAATCATCCTCGTCGGAAATAA